Proteins encoded by one window of Kribbella italica:
- a CDS encoding ornithine cyclodeaminase family protein, giving the protein MTLLLKRSEILGLLDVPAVLRTLRAGFTAAVEIEPQRIRTELPGPGTATTLLPGTIPGIPAYTVKVNAKFPQATPALRGVVCLHDARDGSLLALLDSATITAWRTGLAAALATDVLAAKTARTVGVVGTGAQAGMVVRGLLALREVEHLVGYDVDRARARKFVAQAGIPGAVVDSATGVAARAEIVVLATWSREPLLTAADVRPGRHFTTLGADEPGKIEVGADLLAGARVVVDDVRLAAAMGAVGNVGLDERSIGATLGEVLSNTKPGRQSAAQVTVYAPVGLPWQDLAIAWPVYQAAQATGIGRSIDFLS; this is encoded by the coding sequence ATGACGCTGCTGCTGAAACGCTCCGAGATCCTCGGGCTGCTCGACGTCCCCGCCGTCCTGCGCACGCTGCGCGCCGGATTCACCGCGGCGGTGGAGATCGAGCCGCAACGGATCCGGACCGAGCTGCCCGGACCCGGTACGGCGACCACGCTGCTGCCCGGCACGATTCCGGGCATTCCGGCGTACACGGTGAAGGTCAACGCAAAGTTCCCGCAGGCCACTCCGGCGTTGCGTGGGGTGGTGTGCCTGCATGACGCGAGGGACGGGTCGTTGCTGGCCCTTCTCGACTCGGCGACGATCACCGCCTGGCGGACCGGGCTCGCGGCGGCGCTCGCGACCGACGTACTGGCGGCGAAGACGGCCCGGACGGTCGGCGTGGTCGGGACCGGTGCGCAGGCCGGGATGGTCGTCCGGGGGTTGCTGGCGTTGCGCGAGGTCGAGCACCTGGTCGGGTACGACGTGGATCGCGCGCGGGCCAGGAAGTTCGTGGCGCAGGCGGGGATCCCGGGCGCGGTGGTCGACAGCGCGACCGGGGTCGCGGCGCGCGCGGAGATCGTCGTACTGGCGACCTGGTCGCGGGAGCCGTTGCTGACCGCGGCGGACGTCCGGCCCGGGCGGCACTTCACGACCCTCGGCGCGGACGAACCGGGCAAGATCGAGGTCGGGGCGGACCTGCTCGCCGGTGCCCGGGTGGTGGTCGACGATGTCCGGCTCGCGGCCGCGATGGGGGCCGTGGGCAACGTTGGTCTGGACGAGCGCTCGATCGGCGCGACGCTCGGCGAGGTGCTGTCGAACACCAAGCCAGGCAGGCAGTCCGCCGCGCAGGTGACGGTCTACGCGCCGGTCGGGCTGCCCTGGCAGGACCTGGCGATCGCCTGGCCGGTCTACCAGGCAGCTCAGGCTACGGGGATCGGGCGGAGCATCGACTTCCTCAGTTGA
- a CDS encoding NAD(P)/FAD-dependent oxidoreductase, whose translation MSPTTLPESADVVIVGGGVMGTSIAFHLAEAGVRRVLLLEQDSLGAGSTSKAAGGVRANFSDEVNVALGARSLQAFQDFAVRPGQEIDLHQVGYLFLLSTDEQVASFEQSTRLQNAAGGPTRMISVDEAVALAPLIAPDGLVGACFSPDAGHCSPESVVLGYATAARRLGAQLVTGCALTGIEVVGNDIRGVRTTLGSVETSTVICAAGAWSAEVGQYAGVELPVTPLRRQIVVTEAVDGLPGNLPMTIDFGSTFYFHREGPGLLVGMSDPSEQPGFHLDRSDAWLPALTEAMGRRAPSLLDVGLTGGWAGLYENTPDHNALIGEADEVSRFLYATGFSGHGFLQGPAVGEVIRDLWLERPPFVDVSPLHARRFRDAAARAEFNVV comes from the coding sequence TTGAGCCCGACGACGCTGCCCGAGTCCGCCGACGTCGTGATCGTCGGCGGCGGCGTGATGGGGACCAGCATCGCGTTCCACCTGGCCGAGGCCGGCGTACGGCGGGTGCTGCTGCTCGAGCAGGACAGCCTCGGCGCCGGCTCGACGTCCAAGGCGGCCGGTGGGGTCCGGGCGAACTTCTCCGACGAGGTGAACGTGGCGCTCGGGGCCCGCAGCCTGCAGGCGTTCCAGGACTTCGCCGTACGGCCTGGGCAGGAGATCGATCTGCATCAGGTGGGTTATCTGTTCCTGCTGTCGACCGACGAGCAGGTGGCGTCGTTCGAGCAGAGCACCCGCCTGCAGAACGCGGCCGGCGGACCGACCCGGATGATCTCCGTCGACGAGGCGGTCGCGCTGGCGCCGTTGATCGCGCCGGACGGGCTGGTCGGCGCGTGCTTCTCACCCGACGCCGGGCACTGCTCGCCGGAGTCGGTCGTGCTCGGGTACGCGACCGCGGCCCGGCGACTCGGGGCGCAACTCGTCACGGGCTGCGCGCTGACCGGGATCGAGGTCGTGGGCAACGACATCCGCGGCGTACGGACGACGCTCGGAAGCGTCGAGACCTCGACGGTCATCTGCGCCGCCGGCGCCTGGTCCGCCGAGGTCGGCCAGTACGCCGGCGTCGAGCTCCCGGTGACCCCGCTGCGCCGGCAGATCGTCGTCACCGAGGCGGTCGACGGACTGCCCGGCAACCTGCCGATGACGATCGACTTCGGCAGCACGTTCTACTTCCACCGCGAGGGCCCCGGCCTGCTCGTCGGCATGTCGGACCCGTCGGAGCAGCCCGGTTTCCACCTCGATCGCTCCGACGCGTGGCTGCCCGCGCTGACCGAGGCGATGGGTCGCCGCGCCCCGAGCCTGCTCGACGTCGGCCTGACCGGCGGCTGGGCCGGCTTGTACGAGAACACGCCCGACCACAACGCGCTGATCGGTGAGGCGGACGAGGTGAGCCGATTCCTTTACGCCACAGGGTTTTCCGGGCACGGCTTCCTGCAAGGCCCCGCGGTCGGTGAGGTGATCCGGGACCTCTGGCTGGAGCGCCCGCCGTTCGTCGACGTGTCCCCCCTGCACGCCCGTCGCTTCCGCGACGCGGCGGCTCGCGCGGAATTCAACGTGGTCTGA
- a CDS encoding aldehyde dehydrogenase family protein, protein MSSVILSVVAGERVQNPLRTTPSTNPANTADLVGEIGLAGPEVFVAAAEAAREAQTGWAALPAPQRGQVIANVGRLMTANKSRLAALVTREIGKPLAEALGEVQEIIDTCDFFLGEGRRLYGQTVPSEMPDKQLFTFRRPVGAVAVISAGNFPVAVPSWYIVPALLCGNTVVWKPAEYSAVVSDAFYEIFAHSGVPAGVFNVVHADGPDTFAGLEQALLGGLIDKVGFTGSSEVGSRIGELCGRHLQTPCLELGGKNPMVITENADLDLAVEGALFSGFGTAGQRCTSLGTVIVQEAVHSDFVELFAAAVSAAKMGDPTQDVLFGPLLDEKFAAGFEKSLGWIGDHHRVLGTTGRVTPDNPRDGFVGDPAAGLFYHPTIVDGVLPDDELFLNETFGPVVGVTTYGDLPEAIALGNKSGYGLSSSIYTTDPQQAFQFAQGISAGMVSVNNSTSGAEAHLPFGGNGKSGNGSRQSGIWVLDQFTRWQSLNWDYSGKLQKAQMDTVTVEADFGFLLP, encoded by the coding sequence GTGTCGTCCGTCATCCTGTCCGTCGTCGCCGGAGAGCGCGTCCAGAACCCGCTCCGTACCACCCCTTCGACCAACCCGGCGAACACCGCCGACCTGGTCGGTGAGATCGGCCTGGCCGGTCCGGAGGTGTTCGTCGCCGCAGCCGAGGCGGCCCGCGAGGCGCAGACCGGATGGGCGGCGCTCCCCGCGCCGCAGCGCGGCCAGGTGATCGCGAACGTCGGCCGTCTGATGACGGCGAACAAGTCCCGCCTGGCCGCCCTGGTCACCCGCGAGATCGGCAAGCCGCTCGCGGAGGCGCTCGGCGAGGTCCAGGAGATCATCGACACCTGCGACTTCTTCCTCGGCGAGGGCCGCCGCCTGTACGGCCAGACCGTGCCGTCGGAGATGCCCGACAAGCAGCTGTTCACCTTCCGCCGCCCGGTCGGCGCGGTCGCGGTGATCTCGGCCGGCAACTTCCCGGTCGCGGTCCCGTCCTGGTACATCGTTCCGGCCCTGCTCTGCGGCAACACCGTGGTCTGGAAGCCGGCCGAGTACTCCGCGGTCGTGTCCGACGCGTTCTACGAGATCTTCGCGCACTCCGGCGTACCGGCCGGGGTCTTCAACGTCGTGCACGCCGACGGCCCGGACACCTTCGCCGGGCTCGAGCAGGCGCTGCTCGGCGGACTGATCGACAAGGTCGGGTTCACCGGGTCGAGCGAGGTCGGCAGCCGGATCGGCGAGCTGTGCGGCCGGCACCTGCAGACCCCGTGCCTGGAGCTCGGCGGCAAGAACCCGATGGTCATCACCGAGAACGCCGATCTCGACCTGGCCGTCGAGGGCGCCCTGTTCTCCGGCTTCGGTACGGCGGGTCAGCGGTGCACCTCGCTCGGCACGGTGATCGTGCAGGAGGCCGTGCACTCGGACTTCGTCGAGCTGTTCGCCGCGGCGGTGTCGGCGGCGAAGATGGGTGACCCGACTCAGGACGTGCTGTTCGGTCCCTTGCTGGACGAGAAGTTCGCGGCCGGCTTCGAGAAGTCGCTCGGCTGGATCGGCGACCACCACCGGGTGCTCGGCACGACCGGCCGGGTCACCCCGGACAACCCGCGCGACGGCTTCGTCGGCGATCCGGCGGCCGGGCTGTTCTACCACCCGACGATCGTCGACGGCGTACTGCCGGACGACGAGCTGTTCCTGAACGAGACGTTCGGCCCGGTCGTCGGCGTCACGACGTACGGCGACCTGCCCGAAGCGATTGCCCTGGGCAACAAATCCGGCTACGGCCTGTCGAGCTCGATCTACACGACCGATCCGCAGCAGGCGTTCCAGTTCGCGCAGGGCATCTCGGCCGGGATGGTGAGCGTGAACAACTCGACCTCCGGGGCCGAGGCGCACCTGCCGTTCGGCGGCAACGGCAAGTCCGGCAACGGATCGCGGCAGAGCGGCATCTGGGTGCTGGACCAGTTCACCCGCTGGCAGTCGCTGAACTGGGACTACTCGGGCAAGCTCCAGAAAGCGCAGATGGACACGGTCACGGTCGAGGCCGACTTCGGATTCCTGCTGCCTTGA
- a CDS encoding DUF1992 domain-containing protein, producing the protein MTERKPPGISTQDWVEIQIKQAELRGDFEGLPGAGKPLKLADAHDPDWWVKDLIRRENIETDALLPPSVQLRKEKAQIPDKVGAMRRESEVRDYLQDLNNRIRIQIRDTTGVVVPVGLVDEEQVLRDWAEAQPAREARRPADVPVEEAPRKKSFWQRLFS; encoded by the coding sequence ATGACCGAGCGCAAGCCGCCAGGGATCTCCACGCAGGACTGGGTGGAGATCCAGATCAAACAGGCCGAGCTGCGAGGCGACTTCGAGGGGCTGCCTGGTGCGGGCAAACCGCTGAAGCTGGCCGACGCGCACGACCCGGACTGGTGGGTGAAGGACCTCATCCGCCGGGAGAACATCGAGACCGACGCGTTGCTGCCGCCGTCGGTCCAGCTGCGCAAGGAGAAAGCCCAGATTCCGGACAAGGTCGGCGCGATGCGGCGCGAGTCCGAGGTGCGGGACTACCTGCAGGACCTCAACAACCGGATCCGGATCCAGATCCGCGACACCACCGGCGTCGTCGTGCCGGTCGGACTGGTCGACGAGGAACAGGTTCTCCGGGACTGGGCCGAGGCGCAGCCCGCCCGCGAGGCCCGCAGGCCTGCCGACGTACCGGTGGAAGAGGCTCCGCGGAAGAAGTCCTTCTGGCAGCGTCTGTTCAGCTGA
- a CDS encoding thiamine pyrophosphate-dependent enzyme, whose protein sequence is MSQVDELFPERVRALNPVPTTHPAELVSRLYDAQLGSRHADLAARWLQSHGHGFYTIGSSGHEGNAAVAAALRPTDPALLHYRSGAFYLARAAQAAESEATSGSAARSAGVGDEKREHGGGSAEERADGGGSAEEREHGGGRAGERADAGIVAARSAGGATGTLPLPSPAARSAAGDALRDILLGVAAATSEPISGGRHKVFGRHDLAVIPQTSTIASHLPRAMGVAFSIARAGKLGVESPWPADAIVVTSFGDASANHSTAAGAINAALHASYQGIPMPLLLVCEDNGIGISVRTPDGWIKQAYGQRPGLRYFDADGTDLDATLTMATEAATFVRRNRRPAFLRLRTVRLLGHAGSDVEAAYRTPAEIIADEELDPLLGTARILLGTGCSPAEIIDRYEAKRAEVMELAREVAGLPQLASAEAVAAPLRLAKVPEDSLPSKILGASSSPRSSAATSPGPATEEPLTLSQSINRALADVLTAYPESIVFGEDVGRKGGVYGVTRGLQKSFGAARVFDTLLDEQSILGLALGAGVSGLLPLPEIQYLAYLHNAEDQLRGEAASLKFFSQGQYRNPMVLRIAGYGYQKGFGGHFHNDDAIGVLRDIPGLVIASPSRPDDAAAMLHTCTAAARHDGAVCVYLEPIALYHRRDLHQDGDAGWLAPYPTEHVPIGKARTYGDGNELTLVTFGNGVPMSLRVAERLPGVRVLDLRWLAPLPTEDLLREANATGRVLVVDETRRSGGVSEGVLAALVDAGFTGRMARVTSEDCFVPLGAAAQHVLLSEETIEKAARELLS, encoded by the coding sequence GTGAGTCAGGTCGACGAGCTGTTCCCCGAGCGCGTCCGCGCCCTGAACCCCGTGCCGACCACGCACCCCGCCGAGCTCGTCAGCCGCCTGTACGACGCCCAGCTCGGCAGCCGCCACGCCGACCTGGCCGCCCGCTGGCTGCAGTCCCACGGCCACGGCTTCTACACGATCGGCTCCTCAGGCCACGAGGGCAACGCGGCCGTCGCAGCAGCCCTCCGCCCCACCGACCCCGCCCTGCTGCACTACCGCTCAGGCGCTTTCTATTTGGCAAGAGCCGCCCAAGCAGCCGAGAGTGAAGCAACCAGCGGAAGCGCCGCGCGGAGCGCGGGCGTGGGCGACGAGAAGCGGGAGCACGGCGGCGGAAGCGCCGAAGAGCGGGCGGACGGCGGCGGAAGCGCCGAAGAGCGGGAGCACGGCGGCGGGAGAGCTGGCGAGCGGGCGGACGCCGGGATCGTCGCCGCGCGAAGCGCAGGCGGGGCGACGGGCACCCTCCCCCTCCCGTCCCCCGCCGCGCGCAGCGCGGCGGGGGACGCGCTGCGGGACATCCTCCTGGGTGTGGCTGCAGCGACCTCCGAGCCTATTTCCGGTGGGCGGCACAAGGTGTTCGGGCGGCACGATCTCGCGGTGATTCCGCAGACCTCGACGATCGCCTCGCATCTGCCGCGAGCCATGGGCGTGGCGTTCTCGATCGCCCGGGCCGGCAAGCTCGGTGTCGAGTCGCCGTGGCCGGCGGACGCCATCGTGGTGACCAGTTTCGGGGACGCCTCGGCGAACCACTCGACCGCGGCCGGCGCGATCAACGCCGCGCTGCACGCGTCGTACCAGGGCATCCCGATGCCGCTGCTGCTGGTCTGCGAGGACAACGGGATCGGCATCAGCGTGCGCACCCCGGACGGCTGGATCAAGCAGGCCTACGGGCAGCGCCCCGGCCTGCGGTACTTCGATGCCGACGGCACCGACCTCGACGCCACCCTGACGATGGCGACCGAAGCGGCGACCTTCGTACGACGCAACCGCCGCCCCGCGTTCCTCCGGCTCCGCACGGTCCGCCTGCTCGGTCACGCGGGCTCCGACGTCGAAGCGGCGTACCGGACCCCCGCCGAGATCATCGCCGACGAGGAGCTCGACCCGTTGCTCGGCACGGCCAGGATCCTCCTCGGCACCGGCTGCTCACCGGCCGAGATCATCGACCGGTACGAGGCCAAGCGCGCCGAGGTAATGGAGCTCGCCCGCGAGGTCGCCGGCCTCCCCCAGCTCGCCTCCGCCGAAGCCGTCGCCGCTCCGCTCCGCCTCGCGAAGGTCCCCGAGGACTCGCTCCCCAGCAAGATCCTCGGCGCCTCGAGCAGCCCTCGCTCGAGCGCAGCGACGAGCCCCGGGCCGGCGACGGAAGAACCCCTCACCCTCAGCCAGTCGATCAACCGTGCCCTCGCCGACGTCCTCACGGCGTACCCGGAATCGATCGTGTTCGGCGAGGACGTCGGCCGCAAGGGCGGCGTGTACGGCGTCACCCGCGGCCTCCAGAAGTCCTTCGGCGCGGCCCGCGTCTTCGACACCCTGCTCGACGAGCAGTCGATCCTCGGTCTCGCGCTCGGCGCCGGCGTCTCCGGGCTGCTCCCGCTGCCGGAGATCCAGTACCTGGCCTACCTGCACAACGCCGAGGACCAGCTCCGCGGCGAAGCGGCGTCACTCAAGTTCTTCTCGCAAGGCCAGTACCGCAACCCGATGGTCCTGCGCATCGCCGGCTACGGCTACCAGAAAGGCTTCGGCGGCCACTTCCACAACGACGACGCGATCGGCGTCCTGCGCGACATCCCCGGCCTCGTCATCGCCTCACCGTCCCGCCCGGACGACGCGGCCGCGATGCTGCACACCTGTACGGCGGCCGCCCGCCACGACGGCGCCGTCTGCGTCTACCTCGAACCGATCGCGCTCTACCACCGCCGCGACCTGCACCAGGACGGCGACGCCGGCTGGCTCGCGCCCTACCCGACCGAGCACGTGCCGATCGGCAAGGCCCGCACGTACGGCGACGGCAACGAGCTGACGCTGGTCACCTTCGGCAACGGCGTCCCGATGAGCCTCCGTGTCGCCGAGCGCCTCCCCGGCGTACGGGTGCTGGATCTGCGCTGGCTGGCGCCGCTCCCGACGGAGGACCTGCTCCGCGAAGCCAACGCGACCGGCCGCGTGCTCGTCGTCGACGAGACCCGCCGTTCCGGCGGCGTCTCCGAAGGCGTCCTGGCCGCCCTCGTCGACGCAGGCTTCACCGGCCGGATGGCCCGCGTCACCAGCGAGGACTGCTTCGTCCCGCTGGGAGCCGCGGCCCAGCACGTCCTGCTGAGCGAGGAGACGATCGAGAAGGCGGCCCGCGAACTGCTCAGCTGA
- a CDS encoding MarR family winged helix-turn-helix transcriptional regulator → MATQQMSTEQLDAWRALYRADTLLFTHLDNTLRSIAKMTYFEHEVLRALDEAGGKLRMAPLAEKLMISRSGGTRLVTKLEDKDGWVVRTTSPADRRATWAELTPAGREALKTAQPVVDAVVATFFADHVPGEELRRASRILDRLADANPNDDGFDCGL, encoded by the coding sequence ATGGCAACGCAGCAGATGAGCACGGAACAGCTGGACGCGTGGCGGGCGCTCTACCGCGCCGACACCCTGCTGTTCACGCATCTCGACAACACTCTTCGCAGTATCGCCAAGATGACCTACTTCGAGCACGAGGTTTTGCGGGCGCTCGACGAGGCCGGCGGGAAGCTGCGGATGGCGCCGCTGGCGGAGAAGCTGATGATCTCCCGCAGCGGCGGGACCCGGCTGGTCACCAAGCTCGAGGACAAGGACGGCTGGGTCGTCCGGACCACGTCGCCGGCCGACCGCCGCGCGACCTGGGCCGAGCTCACTCCGGCCGGGCGGGAGGCGCTGAAGACTGCCCAACCCGTGGTCGATGCGGTGGTCGCGACGTTCTTCGCGGATCATGTCCCGGGTGAGGAGCTTCGACGGGCATCCCGGATCCTGGACCGACTGGCCGACGCGAACCCCAACGACGACGGCTTCGACTGCGGCCTCTGA
- a CDS encoding MFS transporter: MSKVSWKAVRPLRHRDYRLLWTGLAVALLGSGLWLVALAWQVIELGGGPVQLSVVTTAYSIGLLVCVLFGGIAADRLSQRSVIVVADSVRGVVLLGLAALALVGLLEIWHLATAAVLVGAGEAFLIPAYTALVPRLLPPEELLAANGLEGTLRPLAQQATGPVIGGLVIAAISPGVAILVAGLTYLFSAACVLAMNLRHEPASPEVQDGAGTPADEAAPTGVRAMAADLREGWSYVRRTRWLLASLLFGTFFVLFILGPLEVLLPFAIRDQLGGDAREFGLVMAAFGIGGAVGALLISSRALPRRYLTVMTLMWGVGSVPVVVLGFAQDLWLMMAGAAIAGAAGSAGMVIWGTLLQRRVPDHLRGRISSLDFFVSLLLMPVSMALAGPAGALFGVSAVFIAAGVGPALVSFAAVWFGRMRSDEIAHPLDQEDEGAEKLITAEA, from the coding sequence GTGAGTAAGGTCAGTTGGAAGGCAGTACGGCCGCTGCGGCACCGCGACTACCGCCTGCTCTGGACCGGCCTCGCGGTCGCGCTGCTCGGCAGTGGCTTGTGGCTGGTCGCCCTGGCGTGGCAGGTGATCGAGCTGGGCGGCGGTCCGGTCCAGCTGTCGGTCGTCACCACGGCGTACAGCATCGGCCTGCTGGTCTGCGTGCTGTTCGGCGGAATCGCGGCCGACCGGCTGTCGCAGCGCTCGGTGATCGTCGTGGCGGACTCCGTACGAGGGGTGGTGCTGCTCGGCCTCGCCGCGCTGGCGCTGGTCGGGCTGCTGGAGATCTGGCACCTGGCGACCGCGGCGGTCCTCGTCGGTGCGGGCGAGGCGTTCCTGATCCCGGCGTACACGGCGCTCGTGCCGCGGCTGCTGCCGCCGGAGGAACTGCTCGCGGCCAACGGGCTCGAGGGCACGCTGCGGCCGCTCGCGCAGCAGGCGACCGGGCCGGTGATCGGCGGCCTGGTGATCGCCGCGATCTCGCCGGGCGTCGCGATCCTGGTCGCCGGGCTGACGTACCTGTTCTCGGCGGCCTGCGTCCTGGCGATGAACCTGCGCCACGAGCCGGCGTCGCCGGAGGTGCAGGACGGCGCGGGGACGCCGGCTGACGAGGCCGCGCCGACCGGTGTCCGGGCGATGGCCGCGGATCTGCGCGAGGGCTGGAGCTACGTACGGCGTACGCGCTGGCTGCTGGCGTCGTTGCTGTTCGGGACGTTCTTCGTGCTGTTCATCCTGGGGCCGCTGGAGGTGCTGCTGCCGTTCGCGATCCGCGACCAGCTGGGCGGCGACGCGCGGGAGTTCGGCCTGGTGATGGCGGCCTTCGGGATCGGTGGGGCGGTCGGCGCGCTGCTGATCTCGTCGCGTGCGCTGCCCCGGCGGTACCTGACCGTCATGACCCTGATGTGGGGCGTCGGGTCGGTGCCGGTCGTCGTGCTCGGGTTCGCGCAGGACCTGTGGCTGATGATGGCCGGCGCCGCGATCGCCGGGGCGGCCGGTTCGGCGGGGATGGTGATCTGGGGGACGCTGCTGCAGCGCCGGGTCCCGGACCACCTGCGTGGACGGATCTCCAGCCTGGACTTCTTCGTCTCGCTGCTGCTGATGCCGGTGTCGATGGCACTGGCCGGGCCGGCGGGCGCGCTGTTCGGGGTGAGCGCGGTGTTCATCGCGGCCGGGGTCGGCCCGGCGCTGGTGTCGTTCGCGGCGGTCTGGTTCGGGCGGATGCGGTCGGACGAGATCGCGCACCCGCTCGATCAGGAG